The DNA sequence GCGCAGGGAGTTCAACAAGAAGAAGTTCAAGTTTCTTACTTTTACCGTGGGATCCCAAAGAAACCTACTGCTTTTCTGCTGCAAACAGTTGTGAGGTTTGAGAAGTATCTAGGCGAGTGCAGACAGTGGGTTGAGGAGGTGGAGCAGTTGCTCGCTTTGGATTCTGACAAGTATAGTCGACGTGTTTTGGTTTTGGAGTCTCTTCCGAAAGTCATGTCTAACGTGCATGACTTCTTTGTTCACGTGGCTGCTAAGGTAACTTTGTTGTAATGAACCTTCAAATGTTGAAAACCACCTTGTAATCGGTTTGGAATTTTGTTGTGTTTCAGGTAGAGAATGTTCACCAATACATTGAATCAATGAGAAGAGCGTATCTTGCTGACCAGCGACGGAGAGGAGAATCCAATGATCCGTTTCTTGAGGCTGATAGGAGGGAAAGAGCAAAACAAGAAGCTGCTGCTAAGAGGGTCCACCCAACTCTGCATCTACCTCCTGCTGCTACCACTACTACAAGTACACAAACCTCAACACAAGTAGCTGGGTTAATTACGTACTCAGCAGCAACTCCAGAGGTTTCAAATTCTCCACAGACACCTCCAGCTAATTTTCCAACATCAGGAGCTGGCTTGTTTCCTGACACACCTGCTTCAGCACCTTCGATTTCTATCTTTGCTACACCACATACACCAGTTTTCGGTGCTCCACCAACTCCTAGATCTTTGTTTGGCGAGCAAACTCCATCAAATCCTGCTACGCCTTCGCAGTTTGTCTCAGGTACAAAGTCATTATACAGTACAGTTTGTATTAAAGGTTTTGTTTTGTGGTAATCTCAACTTGTGTTATCTGTTGTTACTTGTTTCCCCTTAGGTCTTACACCTGGTTCAGGAGCAAATTTGAGTTCTATGAAAGTAAGTACACTCTCTTCGGTTTCAAACTCTCTTTTGCATTATGCCTCTAACGACTTCATTTGACTCACCTGACCTCCCTGGATAAATGTCTGAAACTGAACTTGTTTTCATCTTTCATTACAGAGACCTTCAAGGTCCAAGTACCGAACTTCGCGACGTTAGGCACTTGATTCTTATCAAGTTCCATCTCTCAGCCTTTACCAAGCGTCATTTACTACAAGCCTTGAGCTCATCGTGTTTCACTTGCTGGTTTGGTGAAAGTTGAAAACAGatctcactcactcactcattCATTGAATTGATGATTGTATGTTCTCAAAAGAATAGTCACAGGGAACAAAAGTAAATAGTTTAACATCTTATTCATATAGGATTCTGGACAGTGTTGTTGTCTACATGTTTCTCTTGAATATATCAATCCGTGAATATTACCTACCTTTCTCTTATTCTACTGATTCATCTTCACTAAGACCCTAAAAGAATATCAAAggtattacaaaaataaaaagctcCGTTgccgggaatcgaacccgggtctccTGGGTGAAAGCCAGATATCCTAACCGCTGGACGACAACGGATTTGTTGATTGATTATTAAACTTAAACCACAAATCAAGTTACTATTTTACCaatggaatattttttttctgaaacacttACCTTACCTATGAAATAATTGtcatcactctttttttttgtaactttatcactctttctttctctgatgttaaaaaaaaatggaattaCTCTTTCTCTTTGTTCCTTGTATTTCACAAGAAAACagcatatttattttattttatttgtaattttttttttgtaactgatttttatttgtaaattaaaacaGCATCTTTATTGGTTATTCatctttaaaatgataaaactaCGACCATTCAAAACGTTCAGCTTTTTAGTTGTAGAGAATGGAAGAATCTTCTAAAGCGCATGTATCGATTGTTTACCAACAATATCTAAGACACTAaaacatatatcatataaaatattcttttgtcTTATTTTTGATTCGTTTCATAAAATAGCCTAACAAAATGTAATTTCTTCGATTCTACAAGTTTGTTAATTTACAATGCTTAACCAGTTGATGGTGATCACTGATTAGTAGTTAAGTCATTCATTATAGGTTTTGTACAGGATTATCTAATTATAGTGGTTAATCACTTGCTTTAGGTGTGGCAAAAATAACTAATTTTTCGTACGTCAAAAGATTTGCATGGATTCAGTTCAAGATCAAAAATGAGTTTTCTTATATGTATTtggatttaaattaaatttgtaagTGTGAAACTTAGGGGGGGCGTATACCACCATCAAATTATTccgtgtatatataatattcaaagATTGATGACAACagttataaatttgattttcgAACTTTGAAGATTGAAACGAGAATTAGTGGTCGAATCATTGGATTATTgttcaccaaaaatatattaccaGTGGATTCTCGCAGCTAGAAACCGACGAACCTTATCCTCAAATTAGATATAGACAGAGCAAAAGCTATCGTTGCTTGAACTTTGCAAAACTTCTTTTTTGTAAAAGCAGTGGTGAGAAGAACAAATCAAAAGGTTAAGGATATGTGATGACGAGAAGACACGAGAGAATATAATCAATCAACGGTATCAATCTCTCGATGTCCTTATCACAACTCGAGACGTTTCAGTTCCTCCTTCAAAGAAAGACGATTCTCGTGAAAAATCTAGATTAGTTGGACATGTGTTGTGGTATAGTTGGCTGTACTAGCCGTTTCTCTACGTCCGTCCGTTAGATTCCTTTGTGGTGCGTCATAGGGGAGTATTCtggaatatttttggttacaggaatcaaacattatttgtaaaagctaaattatataaaattgggAGAAATTTGTGTTTGGCTATCAGGAAAAAGCGTTGAATAAAGTTGCTTTGCGTCGTGGGATCTTTTACAATGGAATGTACGAAAGATCCTTTTTGCTAATTGCTAATTAGCTAGTGTTGCAGCGACTAGTTGCgagatatattaaaatatatacaatcatCTACTTTGAATAAGGAGTCCTTTTTTTCCTCTGATAGACTAGGATGTCCGGCGGATCGAGATAAAGAGTCTCCATATTGAAATGTTTACTTGCTTATAATCTGCTAAAGAACTTTAGACAAACAAAACGCAAAAGATAAGCAACCAAACACATGAAAAGCACTCAAAAGTTTATAgtataaatttctaaattcaATGGTTACGTGATTTCTTTAAACTGTATCTTAATGTGAATGTAAATGGATGTTGTATAGTAAATGAGACTATGCCGAATTTTGACCACTACGattttttaacctttttgtttttggttttctctCCACtggtttttaaattaataaaatcgaCAGTATCAACGCCACATACGAGATACTGTCGATTTTGTTccattaaaagttaaaacaaagtTTGAGTATAAAACCATATTTGAGATATAGATATTACAAACACAATTTTATGTTCAGTAATTCAGTTCCTTTTCAATCATAATTTTCTGttacaaattttcatattatcATTTTTGATTTTGGTATATAGTTGAATATATCTCTATAATTTGCAAATTACGTACGTAGctgattataaaaaatatatatatgtgacatagtaagtttttttttgaactaaaatAACATAGTAAGTTGCATACTGCATGATGTCAAGACACTTGGCATGCTACATGATGTATAAGTTGTGTAGCATAGTGCACAACGTACACGTTATATAGCATGGtgcaattattttttaaaatatatatacacatgataCGTAAGCTGTGTATTAGATttcaaaaatgtgaaaaattCATATGCAAATTTTATGAAAAgacaaaatttgtatatttttttttgtcagcaacgtATAAAACATACTCATATAGACTTTGCAAACCAAATTGATAGCTTCACATCTATATAAACAAACGACGGTTGCTTTTTTACACTACGTGTAACACTTTCCGTCTTTAATTTTGCGGCCATGATATATGAATGAATTATGAGCTGTTAAAATTTGTCTTCAAAATTTTTGTGTCCTCCAGATAACTTATAAAATctggccattcttctggttccaaAATTAcattcaccaactgagaacaatctgttgcaaataTAATAACAGTAAATTGTCATAGATTCCTCATACATTCAGTTGTCCAAATGAGAGTTTCTATTTCCGAGTGAAATGGTGACTACCTCGCTTTTGTATTTCTCGCTCCCATTAAACAATCAAAACTTTCCGGAATACTATATCAGCCTTGTCCCGAATAGGATTTCTGATTTTTCCATGAACCATCtgtaaaatttgtataattttatgatataaatataatgatttttattactttaaattttaaattatgtttaactTAATATTCTATAACATTAGTGCCAATTTTCCTTATATTTCAGaataaagatatatattaactaatataaaaataagttcAAATCAATCTCCATAATATTATACAATCAattatgtgtatgtatatatatcttgACACCTGTTTTGCTTTTCAGAGTccaattttcaaaacaaatcatcaatttacaaacatattatataagtactatatttatagttatttcTTGTAAAACATATATCCAGTGAGATTTGTACAACCTCATTGGTTGTGCATAAAATAGTAATAGTACCAGCCATTCTTACACACTCACTTTTTCTAATTTAGAAAACAGAAACTACAAGAGAGAGGAAGGAATATGAGAATCTTTAATGGTAAGCACTGGGAAATAGTAATAAGTTTCCTAAAATTGGATATGATGTATTTATTATCAGgcaaaacaaaaggaaaagaatcaaaataaataaatagaaaaggtAATACATATACAAGTTAGTGTAACGATTCGCCGCGTGTGTACAGGCATCACAAAAAGATTCTTCATTCCATTTAAAGCCAAATCTAATTAAAGCATTTTTACGCAAACGCCCTCGAGATTCCCTTTATTTACAGCGGTTACAATTTTCCGcgtccttcatcttcttccctGATCTCTTCTTCAATTCTTCTATATAAACGTCTTTGTCTGTCTGTAGCTTCTTTTGTCTTCATAGTTTTTAGATGGTTCAAACAGATACAGATCGAAGGATGAGTCTTAATTTGAATATTTCCTTGTACTCTCTAGAAAAACCCTTGTCTCAATTTCTCGACCAAGTGTCGAAAATCAAAGACAATCATTCGAAACTGTCTGAGATCGATGGTTATGTCGGAAAATTAGAGGATGAGAGGAAAAAGATCGATGTTTTTAAACGAGAGCTCCCTCTATGCATGCTCTTATTGAACGAAGGTCTCTCTCTCGATTCTCAGTTTTGTTTTCATGTaaaagtttggatttttactaAATTGTTTCTCTTTGTGTAGCGATTGAGAGGTTAAAGGAAGAGGCTTCATCAGTGATGATGGCATCAAATGGGAGATTCGATGTGGGTCAAGGGGCAAAATCGGAAAGTGATAATAAGAAGAACTGGATGAGCTCTGCCCAGTTATGGATCTCCAACTCTAACTCGGTAATTCAAATTAATTATCAGacctttttatgtttttatttgatctTATTACCCTTTGatcatgttctgtttttttttcttacagacaaacagagaagaagatcgAGGTGTGACTCAGACTCCATTTCAGACATGTTACAATCTTAATCAGAGAGGGGTATTTATGCCATTTAACCCTCCTCCGGTTCCTCTGTCTCTCATGACTCCTCCACCTTCAGACATGATGATGAGGGACTGTAGCAGAATTGAACAGAATCACCAACTCAACAGACCTTTACAGAGTCATCATCACCACATTCCGAAGAAAGAGCAGAGAAGGAGATGGTCACAGGATCTTCACCGTAGGTTCGTTGATGCTCTCCAGAGGATTGGAGGTTCACAAGGTTAGTTCCTTAATCAAAAAAGGAGCCAACTTCGTATCTCAATACTGAGATTGTTATTGTTTGTTGATGTGAGACCAGTGGCAACACCAAAGCAGATTAGAGATGAGATGAAAGTTGATGGTTTAACCAATGATGAAGTCAAGAGCCATTTACAAGTAAGTACTATAAAAgttctcttcttcttatttacAAAAACTTGAAACATTTGATGTATGAACGAATGATTTTTGACAGTTTGtgaaatgatatttaatatttgCAGAAATATAGAATGCATATCCGTAAGCATCCGGGAAAGACTTTGCTATCCTTGGACCAGCCTGGTTTGTTAGGTAGGGAAACACAGAGCTTGATAAGTTTGTCGAGGTCGGATTCTCCACAAAGCCCGCTTGTTGGTAGAGAGTTGTTCAGTAATAATGGCGGTGGTCATAGCTCagaggatgaggaggaggaagagaaatCTGATGGGCGTAGCTGGAAAAGTGAGTCAGATAAGAAGAGACAAGTGTTGAATCTTGAGCTCTGAAAGATCAATCATAATACTATGCATAGTGATGATGcatcaaaaattataatactatACCAATCATAATACTTCATAGGAGGAAACTGATAAATcacaaactttttgttttttaattagtCTAAGTCGTGTGAAAGTAAATCTATTAATCTGTTTGCTAATTACCTTTGAAAAACAGAGGATGAAGACAATCACAACCTTTGTCTGTTGTAATGCATCGTTTTCTCCAACCTACCTAATTTGAGAATATTAATGAAAAAGCATCTTTTACTGCATAAAATCATGCTAGAATAATAATTTGAGATTTTCTTTATTGAATTATTGATATGTAATATCTAGAAAAATTGACTCGTTGATTTGAATCACTATTATGTAGTTTAAATCCACGAGATTTGCATGTTTGGTGGAATGGAACACCTTCTTACACCTTATCATTATTATGCATTATATAATCCCACAGGGTAGATATTGTATCTTCCGACATAATTTGTCATCAGtacttgttttttgtttaaattccaaaaaaatttagttccaaattattatatacatttcCCTTTCAGCCAATGTTCTAAATTTTGGTGATTCTGGCTTCTGATTAGTAAGCTgcacaataataataaaactgcTTCTAAAAATACGATTTTACAAATCAGAGAAATGAATGTGACAAAAGAATCCATGCTAAGTAGATTATTTATAGAATAAAGATTTGTTGGTTTTCTAATTTggtagttttaaaaatttaattcgTTCCATCCAGTTTTAATGTCTTAACCGGTTTAGCCATCTGATTATTATGAGGTGCTATATGCTATTGAATATAGTGTGGACTCTCTCACTCAGAAAACTACTTTCTTTGGACCTATGGGCCTTAAGTTGGGCCACATTTCACCCTCATCAACATCCACATTCTCTCTGGGGTCATATTTTACAAAACCACGATGATGACATTGAATCAATATTTTGCTCCAAGTCCGCCAAAATAAAGAGACGAAGAGTGGGTTTAGGGTTACAAATTCACAATTTCGCGTTACTTTactttcctttctttctttcttcttcttctcccattTTCAAATTCACTCAGAGATCCAAATCCCCAAGCTTGAGCTATGGTTGacgaagcagcagcagcagcatcagCATCTGAAGCTTCGGTCACGGAAGTCGCGCAAACCCTAGAACCAAACCAAGCCTCGATCGAAGCCACCGTCGAATCCGCCGCTCAAGGAGGCACTGAATCGacttgcaacaacaacaacgcgTCGGCGGAGAGCGCTGTGACAGATGCCGTATTATCCGAAGAGGAGCGTGAGAAGACGCTCGAGTTCGCCGATGAACTCGCTGAGAAAGGCTCTGTGTTTTTAAAAGAGATGGATTTCGCCGAAGCTGTCGATTGCTTCAGCCGTGCCCTAGAGATCAGGTTTCCATTTTTCACGAGATTTTGATTTGGAACATTAAGTAGTTATGTGTCAAGTGCGTGCTTATAAGGATTCTAATGGAACTTTTAATGTGTGTTTTTAGGGTTGGGCACTATGGTGAGCTTGCTGCTGAGTGTGTAAACGCTTACTACAAGTATGGATCAGCTCTGCTGGAGAAGGCTCAGGCTGAAGCGGATCCACTTGGTAACATGCCAAAGAAAGAAGGTGAAACTCAGCAGCAGGAGTCTAGCGATGATAAGAACACTGCAAACGGTGATTCTGTTGTGTCGAGTGATCCGGAGAGACAGGGGAGTTCAAGTGGTGCCCAAGAAGGTACTCAAAGTCTGAAACTTTGGACTCTTTCAACCTATAGAATATAGATTTGACTGTGGTTGCACCTCCTTTACCCTTTGGTTGATGAAGCAAAGGACTCGTTTTTGTTATGTTGTAGCAGACTTTTCGATTGTAGTGTCTTTTAAATTCTCTCAACTTGGTGTATTTAAGGACTGTGTATTTAAATGTTTCTGAGCatttcgtctctctctcttttttatttgtagGTTCTGGTGTTCAAGAGCAAGGAGAGGATGGTGAAGATAGTCAACAAGAGGATGACCTATCTGATACTGATGCCGATGAAGATGAGTCTGATTTGGATATGGCCTGGAAAATGCTTGACATAGCACGGGCTATTACTGACAAACAGTCAACTGATACAATGGAGAAAGTGGATATTCTCTGCACCCTTGCTGAAATCTCACTAGAGAGAGGTTAGTTTCTTTCTTATTTCACCTTCGTAATGTCCCATTTTCTCATTTAAGTTTTCTCCTGAACGTTTGGTTTCAGAGGACATCGAGACTTCCCTGAGTGACTACAAGAACGCACTGTCCATCCTAGAGCGACTGGTTGAACCCGACAGTCGACGCACAGCCGAACTGTATCCTTTAATATACCGTCTTGCTTTTCTTTTCAATTCCGTGTATTTTGTTGTTGGATTGTGTTAACTTAACTTGGAACGTTTCAGAAACTTCCTCATATGCGTCTGTCTAGAGACAGGATGCCAGCCTAAGGAAGCTATACCATATTGTCAAAAGGCTCTGTTAATCTGCAAAGCTAGGACGGAGAGGCTCACTAATGAGGTCAAGGGTCCATCTATTTCAGCAACTTCCTCAACTGTCTCTGAGATAGAGGAGGGAATCCAACAATCATCCAATGTTCCATACATTGATAAGTCTTCTTCAGACAAAGAAGCTGAGATCCGAGTCTTATCTGGTCTCGCGGAAGACCTAGAAAAGAAGGCAAGTGAACTTGACCATCTGTTGTGAAA is a window from the Raphanus sativus cultivar WK10039 unplaced genomic scaffold, ASM80110v3 Scaffold2063, whole genome shotgun sequence genome containing:
- the LOC130505178 gene encoding nuclear pore complex protein NUP58-like → MSSFNPFSTPQQPQQTPQSPFQTPQQTPQPPFQTPQQVSQPQSNSFFSQQPQSTSFFSQPQPQQQQQPPTFQPQQLLYLFTNDKAPASYSTEWTDLHPDSQNLLLEIEKKIMEYRTESQRLDQSSRLFDSSISTQGFESVASRIVQELGGISTTMDRQKAVLHELMLVVKDLLRNSEVAVGSFMMLQPSGGGGGAVVVSGGDSQQPQAQGVQQEEVQVSYFYRGIPKKPTAFLLQTVVRFEKYLGECRQWVEEVEQLLALDSDKYSRRVLVLESLPKVMSNVHDFFVHVAAKVENVHQYIESMRRAYLADQRRRGESNDPFLEADRRERAKQEAAAKRVHPTLHLPPAATTTTSTQTSTQVAGLITYSAATPEVSNSPQTPPANFPTSGAGLFPDTPASAPSISIFATPHTPVFGAPPTPRSLFGEQTPSNPATPSQFVSGLTPGSGANLSSMKRPSRSKYRTSRR
- the LOC130505177 gene encoding transcription factor HHO5-like, whose translation is MVQTDTDRRMSLNLNISLYSLEKPLSQFLDQVSKIKDNHSKLSEIDGYVGKLEDERKKIDVFKRELPLCMLLLNEAIERLKEEASSVMMASNGRFDVGQGAKSESDNKKNWMSSAQLWISNSNSTNREEDRGVTQTPFQTCYNLNQRGVFMPFNPPPVPLSLMTPPPSDMMMRDCSRIEQNHQLNRPLQSHHHHIPKKEQRRRWSQDLHRRFVDALQRIGGSQVATPKQIRDEMKVDGLTNDEVKSHLQKYRMHIRKHPGKTLLSLDQPGLLGRETQSLISLSRSDSPQSPLVGRELFSNNGGGHSSEDEEEEEKSDGRSWKSESDKKRQVLNLEL
- the LOC108821623 gene encoding NASP-related protein sim3, giving the protein MVDEAAAAASASEASVTEVAQTLEPNQASIEATVESAAQGGTESTCNNNNASAESAVTDAVLSEEEREKTLEFADELAEKGSVFLKEMDFAEAVDCFSRALEIRVGHYGELAAECVNAYYKYGSALLEKAQAEADPLGNMPKKEGETQQQESSDDKNTANGDSVVSSDPERQGSSSGAQEGSGVQEQGEDGEDSQQEDDLSDTDADEDESDLDMAWKMLDIARAITDKQSTDTMEKVDILCTLAEISLEREDIETSLSDYKNALSILERLVEPDSRRTAELNFLICVCLETGCQPKEAIPYCQKALLICKARTERLTNEVKGPSISATSSTVSEIEEGIQQSSNVPYIDKSSSDKEAEIRVLSGLAEDLEKKLEELKQQAENPKQRLAELMGMASAKPNTGDKVVPAVAGEMSSSRMGTANNGKDLESPTVSTAHTGAVGGAAGSSSGVTHLGVVGRGVKRVLTNATSAESSPSKKLAPESSNKADGNSS